One Umboniibacter marinipuniceus DNA window includes the following coding sequences:
- a CDS encoding type II toxin-antitoxin system RelE/ParE family toxin: MNWLFIESTIFMRMRRSYLNDGEFNELQNLLLMYPLTGDVIQGTGGLRKLRFKRGTSGKRGGLRVIYCHRHCAETIYLLAIYRKGEMSDLSPVQKQQIKRFMEAWLDEQT, translated from the coding sequence ATGAACTGGCTATTTATTGAATCTACGATTTTTATGAGAATGCGTCGCTCTTATCTGAACGACGGGGAATTTAATGAGCTCCAAAACTTGCTGTTAATGTACCCGCTTACGGGAGATGTTATCCAAGGTACGGGAGGTCTGCGAAAGCTTCGTTTCAAGCGTGGCACATCGGGTAAACGGGGTGGTCTTCGAGTGATCTACTGCCATAGGCATTGCGCTGAAACCATTTACCTACTAGCGATCTATCGTAAAGGCGAAATGAGCGATTTATCGCCTGTGCAGAAGCAGCAAATAAAACGATTTATGGAGGCTTGGCTAGATGAACAAACGTGA
- a CDS encoding helix-turn-helix domain-containing protein — protein MNKRDLFNELTNSLNEVKQHSEGKITLRSLGVSTLPQLEIAPYEIMDLRERLNISRSVFAHLLRTSPRTLENWEQGRSVPNGPALTLLKLVQQHPETLEKISSL, from the coding sequence ATGAACAAACGTGATTTATTCAACGAGCTGACAAATTCTCTCAACGAAGTAAAGCAGCACAGCGAAGGCAAAATAACCTTGCGCAGCTTGGGTGTTTCAACATTGCCTCAACTTGAAATTGCACCCTACGAAATCATGGATCTTCGCGAGCGCTTGAATATATCGCGGAGCGTTTTTGCGCATTTGCTACGCACTTCGCCTCGCACCCTTGAGAACTGGGAGCAAGGGCGCAGCGTACCCAATGGGCCTGCGCTCACCCTGTTAAAATTAGTGCAACAGCATCCCGAGACGCTGGAGAAAATTAGTTCGCTCTAA
- a CDS encoding energy transducer TonB: MLTSLIFSLATAATNPVELKQDESISTTPSEHVVQLSAQSEFVAPVAIQKFAPQFPRQELREGREGWAVVSYVVDTQGNVVNAVIDDSSGSRYFERAAIAAALKAKYEPATLNGEAIESCDNANMFTFEFQNSDGSPSNDGGSRRYRTANNAAVEAYQQANWTEFSAAVAELAEISRGSFYEEANFQMLNGLDLELRNEPTEALKAYQKAVNWGVERLSMDNAAVVVKQGFALLLDTEDYVGAVDWAAGIPEEWREVPQIMEVIALGDQINAQLEQREYVVANASLGERGAWSKKLARPVFELAVNEGEVSAFELRCSGKFKRYDYTGQGAFTIPSSWGECSLRLEGSTNANVSVYQFNS, translated from the coding sequence ATGTTAACTAGCCTTATTTTTTCATTGGCTACCGCAGCCACTAATCCAGTTGAACTTAAACAGGATGAGTCAATCTCCACCACGCCAAGTGAGCATGTTGTCCAGCTTTCCGCTCAAAGTGAATTTGTGGCACCGGTTGCGATACAAAAATTTGCACCGCAGTTTCCCCGGCAGGAATTAAGGGAGGGTCGCGAAGGGTGGGCCGTTGTCAGTTACGTTGTGGATACACAGGGGAATGTGGTCAATGCCGTCATTGATGATTCAAGTGGCAGTCGTTATTTCGAGCGTGCGGCCATTGCCGCGGCGCTTAAGGCGAAATACGAACCGGCAACACTAAATGGTGAAGCCATTGAGTCCTGTGATAACGCTAATATGTTCACCTTCGAGTTTCAAAATAGTGATGGCAGCCCATCGAACGATGGTGGCTCCCGTCGTTATCGAACAGCGAACAACGCCGCCGTGGAGGCCTATCAGCAAGCGAATTGGACTGAGTTTAGCGCGGCGGTAGCCGAGCTGGCAGAGATCTCTCGCGGTAGTTTCTACGAAGAGGCTAACTTCCAAATGCTAAACGGCTTAGATTTGGAATTAAGAAATGAGCCAACGGAAGCGTTGAAGGCATACCAGAAGGCGGTAAATTGGGGGGTTGAACGCTTATCCATGGATAATGCCGCAGTGGTGGTTAAACAGGGCTTTGCGTTGCTCTTAGATACCGAAGATTATGTTGGCGCCGTGGATTGGGCAGCGGGTATTCCTGAGGAATGGCGGGAAGTACCACAGATTATGGAAGTGATTGCACTGGGTGATCAGATTAATGCTCAGCTTGAACAGCGCGAGTATGTGGTGGCTAACGCAAGCTTGGGCGAACGCGGGGCGTGGTCGAAAAAACTGGCTCGTCCCGTGTTTGAGCTAGCGGTTAATGAGGGTGAAGTATCGGCCTTTGAACTGCGCTGCAGCGGTAAATTCAAACGCTACGATTATACCGGTCAAGGTGCCTTCACCATCCCAAGTAGTTGGGGAGAGTGTTCACTGCGATTAGAAGGTTCGACCAACGCGAACGTGAGTGTCTATCAATTCAATAGCTAA